The following DNA comes from Rhinolophus sinicus isolate RSC01 linkage group LG06, ASM3656204v1, whole genome shotgun sequence.
CGCTGGCCCTTTAAAGCAGATCAGGGGCTGGCTTTTGGGGGGAAACAGCCCAGATTTCTGCCATCTGCTTAAAagcctgggcagggaggggggccACCCCAACCCCTGACAGGGGCATTGGAAGGGCAGGTGGAGCCGGTGGCATTGATTGCAGTAACCTGATCCCGTGGGGGAGGCAGCAACGACAACGGCAGCgcagcagggccaggctggggcaggaAGCTGCCTGCAGCTGAGGGCTGGGCTGCGAAGGGCTGGGGCCCAGGTCGGCAGCCGCTGTCTCCTCTCCGGGCCCATCTATTTTTAATGAGCTCCCCAGGCTTCTGCAGCGGACAGGACGCAGCAAGGCAGGCCCAGGCAGTGGAGGCCCaaggccccagccctgccctgagcCCTGGCCCCCCCACCCTTCTGGGCATGAGAGGGCAGCCCTGGGGCCCCGCAGCCCCCTGGCCGGGCAGGGCTCTCCATGAAGCTGGTGCTGAAGATGGATTCGAGCCCAGACAATGACAGCTGGTTGGAAGATCAGTGGGAGCGCTGGTAGGGGTGCGGGGAGccggtggggaggggggaagttTGGGGGCAGCTCAATTGAGTTCTGGGTCTCTGGTCTGACTGAGGTAGAAGGCAGAGGGGATGGCCTGGGCCTCCTAGGCTCCCCTGGGGTCTGGGCCACCACCGCTCCTGGGTGACCTTGGGTTGTGGGTCTCTCTTGCTCTAAGCCTTGATCTCCTAATCTCACTTGGGAAAACGCTCAGAATGCTCCCCAAGTTCCCCAACAGAATTCTCCCAAATGTCCCACGCACAGTGAACCAGGTGGAGCCTCGGGCTGGGTGTGAGCAggtgcaggaggcaggcaggcagggcaatggggtgggggcacagggcTGGCCAAGGGGGAGAGGACCCTGTTAGTGTTCTGGTGCTAAAGTGCCCTGGCCTGCCTCCTGGTCAGGGCACCTCCAGTCCCCAACCCGAGGTCTTCATTGACCCCATCTGTGCAGCATCCTGTTCGGGGTCCGTATGCTGGGCAAGGCAATTTTGTGTTTGAAGAGATGAGACCAAGAACAGAGAATGGGGCCTAGTCTCTCCTGGAACAGGCTGAAACTAGCCATACTGATACCAGATGTCCCTTCATTGCTCCACAGTTCTAGCAGCATGGATCCTCCTGAGCTGGGGACATGGAGCACTcctctggggctggggaggggcctgggccaGCGCCTTGGGTTTTCTTGCTGCACGGATTGCACAGGgagcccccccacccaccccctgccccGACTCCAGGCATCCCACCGAGTCTCTTCTCAGCTCCGCATTCTGCATGGGTGAACAGGCCTTGGCACCTGCCTTGACCCTGGGAGGCATTTCTCTGGCAGAGCTGAGGCTCTGACCAGCTGGGCCTTCTAGGCACTGCCTCTTGTTTGGCAACAGGATGAACAACTCCCAGCCGGGAGGAGCAGGAGTAACCTGGAGCCTCTCCTTTGATGGCTTTTGGCATGAGCCCAAAACTTTCCCTGCCTCTTAGTTACCCCAAGTCCCATCCTCTGGGGGCTGCGATCTGCCTTCAAAGGGCTGCCGGTTGGGAGACGCACTAGGGAGACATCAGTGGGCTGAGCAGTCCCCGTGTTGTAACTTCGGCTTCCTATCCCCACCAGGCTCACCCATGACATCAGTCTGGAGGAATTTGAGGATGAAGACCTTTCAGAGATCACCGATGAGTGTGGCATCAGCCTGCAGTGCAAAGACACCCTGTCCTTACGGGTAAGGTTGAGCGCCCAGGAGCCCCTGAGTGGGGCGGCAGGATCAGTAGGGACAGGATTGAGGGCATCCCCAAATCTACAAAAGTGCTCTCAGGGTCTGAACTGTACCCTCATTAGATGAAATAATATACAGGAAGCATTCAGTACAATGCTTGGCATATCTTGGGTGCTCAgtcagaatttttgttttctttgtttttggtgtggttttttttttgccaggaGGCAGCTCCTTCAACAGCCCACAAgaagggagagggcaggagggcTTGAGATCTAGGGCCTGAGTTGAAGGAAGGCTCAGGACGACCCTAAATCCTTTGGGAGTGGCCTTGGCAGAGGGCCCAAGGCAGAGCAGGGTGGAGTCTGGTGAAATCTGCAGTGCTTTGGGGCAGGAAAAAGAAGCCAAGGCTCTCCCTTGGTTGCCATTGCGCCAAACCACACCACAGGGCCTTGCAGACCCTCTCTGGCTCACAGTCTCAATGGCCCCTTTGGAGGGTTAACCCAGCATTGCTGCTGCTTTTGACCCCATGGCTTTGTTGTAGGACAGATGACGATCTCCTGTCTCTAAAGTTCTGAATCCTGCCAGGAAGTCCTCAGCATCTGGGGAGCCTGGGTCAGGTGGGGatcctctgtgtcttttcagaACAGGAAGAGGGGCCACGAGTCAGGAAATGGACAGCAGAGCACGGGGCTAGGTGGCGGAGCCCAGAGTTTGTTTCAGCCCCCAGGAGAGTGGGTGGCCAAAGTGGACGTGGTGTTAAGAGAGTAGTTAGCAGAGAAGACCTGCAGTGTGAGTTGGGGTGGGCTACTGTCTCTGCGGGGACCTCCTGTTGCCCTCAGAGATTGTGTAAGTTCTGCCAAGCAAGGTGAAACCAAGGGAGGAAGATAATCTTCCAGGACCCTGTACCCTAACCCTCCACCCTCTGGCCAGGCCAGGATGGGTTGAAGCAGCGGTCACTTATTTTGGACCTGGGGAATGGTCCCCGGGCCCTGACATAACTTCTCTAAGGTCATACACCTGTTTCTCCTCCCCCACCGCCCTCTCCCTCAACATGCACTGGCAGAGCCTTGGAGAGGGTGGTCCTTCAGCCAGCCAGGGCCCTGAGGCAGTACTAGCTGAGGATGTACGCTGTGGGGCCTTAAACAAGCTCCGGGGGGGCTTTCACACTCTCTTTCCCGTGAGTCCTCACCTCTCTGGGAAGCTGGGAGGGAACTGGAGGGTCAGGGGATCTGTCCAAGGTGCCAGGGAGTTAGTGGCAGAAGTGGAACTACAATGGGGCTCTTAACTATCAAGGTTAGGCTGGACTGAGGGGAAAATCTCAGGTTGGAGGGGGCTGGCCTGTAGACAGGAGAGAGTGGGAGATGCCACTGCCTGTCCCGGTGCCCtccatctccccctccccctaaGCATCACTCTTTACGGCCGCGCTCAGGTCCTCCTGTCCGCACTGCGGCCCTCCCGCAATCCTCGCCTGGCTGACTGTATTCCTATTTTTCCTCACTACTCCCTTCAAATATTAACACCACCACCCCAATCCCGTGTGGGGCCAGAACACCTTGGCGACCCTGCGTCCCCATGGCAACAGCGGTGACCTCACTCAGGGCTCGGCTTACAACGCCGGTGAGGTCACCGGCCGTTGCCAAGGGAACGGGAGGGTGCAGAATCAGGAAGAGCGGGGAGCAGTGGGAGGGGAGAGATGTGGACTCTCAAAAGCGCCAGCAGGAGTGGGAATGCGGAGGCCTCGCACACCGTCGCGGGGAGCGGGAGGGCGCGGCCCCCTCTTTCCTGGCCCCTgcccctctttttctctcccctctttgCGGCCGCGGAATGGACTCGCCCGGGAGGGGGCGGGACGTGGCGGCCTCGGTcccgcccaggccccgccccctgaCGCCCCTCCGTCCGCGCCGCGCAGCCCCCACGCGCCGGGCTGCTGTCAGCGGGAGGTGGCGGCGGCGCTGGGAGCAGGCTGCAGGCGGAGATGCTGCAGATGGACCTGATCGACGCGACGGGGGACACTCCCGGCGCCGAGGACGacgaggaggaggacgaggaggagcgCGCGGCGCGGCGGCCGGGAGCTGGACGGCCAGAGGCCGAGCCCCGCCAGGAGCCGGCGCCCcgcggccagggccagggccagggcggAGGGGACACGTACCGGCCCAAGCGGCCCACCACGCTCAATCTCTTCCCGCAGGTGCCGCGGTCTCAGGTGAGACGCGAGCGGTGTGGGGCGGGGCTGAGGGGGCGGTGCCCTGGGTCTGGGCCCCGGGAGGTGTAAGGAGCGCACTGTCCCGGCCCGCAGGGTGGGGACGCGAGGAGGGGCTGCTGGAGAGGGACTGGCCTGTCCAGCGCGGGCAGAAGTCTCCGTCCTGGTGAGCCCTCCCAAGGCTTCCCAAGGGGGAGCTCCCTGGGGAGGTGGTCTCAGAGGCATGTAGGATCTGTCGTAAGGGACAGGGGCCcttgaggaaaggaagaaatgaaggagCTGACAGGGAGAGTGGCGGGACCCCGGGAAGGAGAGAGCTGAGGCATTAAGAGAACAAGGCTTTGAGGGGTTGCAAAGGTTGGAGCTTGGGACCTCAGGCTGTGGCAGGATTCCCCCTTTAGAGTATGGTGTTCCTCGTGAAGGTGGGGCAGATGCAGGACCTGGAGAAAAGGGCATCTTAAGTGGTCGGTGTGGTGAGAGGTCATGGGAAATTGTGAAGAGTTGGGGAtggggagctcagaggcagcagcCAGTTTGAAATGTGGGCAGCTGGGAGTTcccagaaggaagggaagagaaatgggaGGTGGAGCTGTTTGTCTGAGTTGGGGGCCTAGGGCCCCTGGGCTGGGTGGCCGGATGCCAAGGAGGGTTGAATAGGATGGGGAGAGTGGCTGTGGCCCTTTGTCTTCCAGGCCCAGTCACgggagggaggtggggctgcTGGTGGAGGGTGCAGAGGCTGCAGGGAAAGGATTAGTCCCTTTCCCAGGATCCTCTGGGGTGGATTTTGGCAGCCAGACTCATGAATGTGAGGACCTGTGAGGGTGTTCCCCCGAGAGGGGACCTAACTTGTGTGTAGGGAGCCTTGTATGCAGGCATTGCGGAGAGGGTTCTGGGGGCGCTGGGACTGTGGCATGGGCAGTCCAGGAGATCCAGGAAGAAGGGGTGCTGACGACTATATCTGTCATTCCTCAGTTATGTGCTCCTGGGGGGGGGGTAAGGGAACCATGTTGTGGAATCGTCATTTGGATGATTCATCCCAGTCCCTAGGCTAGCTGCTGGGAAGACCCTTCCTCCTGCTTTTTCCAGGTTCTGCTAGAATGTCCCTGCCCCTTCCCTAGGCCATAGCTTCCTCAGCTCCAGGGCATTTGGGCTGGAAGTAAGCACCTTCATGTAAACTCTCCATGTCTGGGACTGGGGGTCTGGCTCTGCCCCCAGATGGCTCCTGCTTCTCCCCCCACCTCTTCCCTCACTTACCACACATACATTGGCCATCACCACCTTTGCGGAGGCTGATAAAAGCATGTGAGAGTTGGCCAGCTTTCCCGAGCCAGGAGAGAGCGCCGGCGAGAGCCAATAGGCCTGGCTGGGAGGATTGGGACTTGCCACCCTTCCTGCCTGCTCGAGGAGGGTTGGGGGTAAGGCCCTAGACaaatggtgggggtgggagtgcagCAAATGGCCTAGGGATGGCCTgatgggggcagggccagggcctcCCTGTGCCGGGCACTGTTGACCGCTTCCATCACAAGGGCCTTTTGTTCTCTGCACAGGACACACTGAATAATAATTCTCTGGGCAAGAAGCACAGTTGGCAGGATCGGGTGTCTCGATCATCCTCACCACTGAAGACAGGTAAGTCAGGACCCTTTCCCTTACCTGGACTCCTACCTGCCCTGACCCAGTCCCCAGTGCAGAGAGCAAACCCGGCAGCCTCTGTCGAGTAGAGGTTGACTGCCTGTCCTGCATCTTTGAGTAGGCCCAGCTCAGGTCAGGTATGGTCAGAGGGCTGGCCTCAGAGCTGGCCATGGCCTGTTGCTAAGTGGTCATGCTGAGTAGAGGGAACAGGTAGCTTGGGTGTCAAGGGTGAGGGCACCTGCCTTCAGCACTGACCTGTCTGTTCTCCAGGGGAGCAGACACCTCCGCATGAACACATCTGCCTGAGCGATGAGCTGCCACCCCAGAGCAGCCCTGCGCCCACCAAGGACCGAGGCACCTCCACCGACAGCCCTTGCCGCCGCAGCGCTGCCACCCAGATGGCGCCTCCCAATGGCCCTCCTGCCGCCCCACCTGGTGGCCGGGGCCACTCACATCGAGACCGTATCCACTACCAGGCAGACGTGCGACTAGAGGCCACCGAGGAGATATACCTGACCCCAGTGCAGAGGCCCCCAGACCCTGCAGAGCTCACCTCCGCCTTTTTACTGCCAGCTGAGAGCCGGATGTCAGTCAGCTCCGATCCAGACCCTGCCACCTACCCCTCCACTGCAGGGCGGCCACACCCCTCCATCAGTGAGGAAGACGAGGGCTTCGACTGCTTGTCATCCCCGGAGCGGCTTGAGCCACCAAGTGGAGGGTGGCGGGGCAGCCTGGGAGAGCCGCCGCCGCCTCCACGGGCCTCGCTGAGCTCGGACACCAGTGCGCTGTCCTACGACTCGGTCAAGTACACGCTGGTGGTGGATGAGCACGCACAGCTGGAGCTGGTGAGCCTGCGGCCGTGTTTCGGAGACTACAGCGACGAGAGCGACTCGGCCACTGTGTATGACAACTGCGCCTCTGCCTCCTCACCCTATGAGTCGGCCATTGGGGAGGAGTATGAGGAGGCCCCCCGGCCGCGGCCTTCCGCCTGCCTCTCCGAGGACTCTACACCCGACGAACCCGACGTCCACTTCTCCAAGAAGTTCCTGAACGTCTTCATGAGTGGCCACTCTCGCTCCTCGAGTGAGTCCACAGCGGGGAGCGTGGGGGTCCTGGGAGGGAGAGCCAGAATGAGGGTGTCCCTGGGAGGTGGCCTCAGGCCCATCTGGTTCAAGGCCTAAGACCTCAGGGCCCTCTTCCTGTGCCACGAACCTCGAGCAGCACTGGGACCACCTTCCTCCAGCCTGTCCCCCTCACCACAGGTGCAGAATCCTTCGGGCTGTTCTCCTGTGTCATCAAtggggaggagcaggagcagaCCCACCGGGCCATATTCAGGTAAGAGCACCTGAGCTGGGCTGGCCCGGCAGCAGCTGGGGccacccctccctgcctctgccatCACCTCATGGCCGAGGCCCCACCACTGGCATTCATTCATCCTCTCAGCCCCAGGGGGACATGTCCACCCTCAAAGAACTCAGTATGTGACAGAGTGGACGGTTTTGGTGCAGTGTGCTGCTGATCTGGTCAGGGCCAGCGCCCAGGAGGGTGCCCAGAAAGACCATGCCGAACCCCACACAAAacccacccctccctcctcccttggcCTGAGTTCCTCCATAGTGGATGCAGTCTGGTAGACTGTGGTCTCCCCTGGGAGCTGGTAGTGATAGGCTCACGGGATGCTTTACACGTTTATTGAACTAACGAAGTCAGTAAAGCTCCTGGCCCCAGAATAAGTTGGGGAGAAGACAGGTGGCCTGGCTGGAGAGGCCCTGATGGGGAAATCCTCATGTGCCCTCTCGGGATAGGTTTGTGCCTCGACATGAAGACGAACTTGAGCTGGAAGTGGACGACCCTCTACTGGTGGAGCTGCAGGCTGAGGACTATTGGTATGAGGCCTACAACATGCGCACGGGAGCCCGGGGCATCTTCCCTGCCTACTACGCCATCGAGGTCACCAAGGAGCCTGAACAGATGGCAGGTAGTGTTCCTTTCCCCCTGCCTGCTGCCACCAGGCCCCTCATCTTCCCTGCCCCGACTTGCTGCCAGGTAAACCATGCTCCAGATCCCGACCACCCAGGGAGGGAGCCAAGCAGAGGTGACTTTGGTCAATTTCACAATTGATCCAAGTCAGGCCCAGCTGAGGTGGGACGTGTGTGGATGGTGGCACCCCGTTGGCTCTGCCACGCCTCGCGTCATCCTTGCTTCCAGGCCTGACCAGAAACAGCGACTGGGTGGATCAGTTCCGGGTGAAGTTCCTGGGCTCGGTCCAGGTTCCCTACCACAAGGGCAACGACGTCCTCTGTGCCGCTATGCAGAAGGTACCCGCTGCCTGTGTCCCTGGTGGTTGCCCAGGCCTCGTCCTCCCCTGGGGAGGGGCGCAGCAGTACCTGATGTCCCTGTCTCACCCACAGATTGCCACCACCCGCCGGCTCACCGTGCACTTTAACCCACCCTCCAGCTGCATCCTCGAGATCAGCGTCAGAGGGGTGAAGATAGGCGTCAAGGCTGATGACTCCCAGGAGGCCAAGGTGACACCCCGCCCCCTGGCCCTGGCTGTCCCACCACAGTTCCCCAGTGTCCCCCGCAGGCCGATGAccaccctcttctccttcctgtaGGGGAATAAATGTAGCCACTTTTTCCAGTTAAAAAACGTCTCTTTCTGTGGATACCATCCAAAGAACAACAAGTAAGTGGGGTGGGGCATAGATCAAGGTGTGGGCCGGGGGCCTGGAGCTCGTAGCGGGGCGTGGGACTGCGCGTGCGCCTGGAGGGCCTGAGCCCCGTGCTACCCAGACTGCCCTCCCGCAGGTACTTTGGGTTCATCACCAAGCACCCCGCCGACCACCGGTTTGCCTGCCACGTCTTTGTGTCTGAAGAATCCACGAAAGCCCTGGCGGAGTCCGTGgggtatgtgtgcatgtgtccCGCCAAGCGCCAGGCCCGCCAGCCAGCCCCGGTCCCAGGCCCTCGAGCGTATTCCCTGTGCTCAGTGTCATCCTGCTGTCCTCCCCGAGCTCTGCACACCGCCTCCAGGTCACAGTGCAGCGGCCTGGACAGAGCCTGGGTGGCCCTGAGGAGGAGCTTCTCAGCTTTTAGCTGCTGGACCCTTTCTTCAACTGCAGTCTTACTCAGGAAACACAATTTGTAGGGAACGGAGCTGAGCAGCTCCAGCGGGGGGAAGTGGAGCCCCACTCTGGGACCCTGAGGCTCTAGTTTGAAAACCTGGGTCGGGCTCCTATTTCTCCCGTCAGCGTGTGTGTCTGCCTGTATCCTAGGAGAGCATTTCAGCAGTTCTACAAGCAGTTTGTGGAGTACACCTGCCCCACAGAAGACATCTACCTGGAGTAGCAGCGCTGCCCCGCCCTCTGCATCCCCAGGCTCTCAGGCCAGTGCCAGGACAGCTGGCTGATGACAGGACATGGCACTGATTGGGGAGGGGCACCCGCCATCACCAGAGGATGGCGATGTGGGGGCCATTGGTcgagggtgggggagggtgggggttaTGGGGAGAGGCAGATGCAGTTTATTGTAATATAAGGGGTTAGATTCATCTATGGAGGACAGTGGGCTGCCGGGGGATTGGGcgggggtggggctggtgggtgTCAGTCCTCTGGCCAGGAAGGATGCCCATCCCAGGAGCAGAGGGTTCTGACCCATGCTGGGCCACACTTCCCCCGCAAGGTCTCTGGCTCTCTGGCCCTTGGCTCCTGCCTTGATGAAGCCCATGCCACCTGCGAGTGccacccagcccccagctcccAACCCCAACTGAAGCCCCTGAGCTCAGGCTGAGCAAAGCGCCTCCCGAGGACTTTCCAGTAAGGAAACGGCAGCAGGTGGAGGTGCAGCCCCTATTCCCAGTTCTGTCACTTGTGTGGCCTCTGGATGGCTCCACCACCACCCTCACAGGCACGCTGCCCTCTGGCAGGCGGGCCTCACAGGAAGGAGAGCTGCAGCAGGGCCCCGCCCCGGCAGGAAAAGGAGGCTTCCAGACTGGCCTGGGGCTAGCAGGCCTCTTGGCTGCTTGGCTGGAGCCCGTCTTGGTCCTGTCATCCTAGCCACAACTATTAAAGTGCCATTTCCTGTCTGGACTGAAGTGGGTATATCTGCTTGGGCCCCTCCTATGCCCTACTCGTTGCCATCCCAGGAAGGCCCAAGGCTTTGCTGCACAGAATAGCTTTATAAGGGATTCCCATCACACGTGTGTGTCATCGTAATACTCAGCCATGTCTGGCCCGTCCCGTTTGCGCTGCTGGGCCTGGGAGAGGAGGGGTCGAGGCCCTCGTGGCCAGGGGTGCTTGGGTCGGACTCCATAGTCTAAGCGAGAAGAGGGTATGTTTGGGAGGGAGAATCTGGTTTTCCACTGAAGTCACCCCTGCAAAGATGCTGCTGGGATGAGATACCCTCCCTAGGGCATGTCTCCCCCATCAGAgaggggtgagggcagggaaggggaaggggtggggtgagATAATACCATCCACCAGGCCGGACAGTGGCTGTGAGAGTTCCAGGGGAGCTGAAAATTCCTCAGGAATAGATCGCCGAGGCCTGTGGGAGATGTTGGGGTGCTCAGCCCTGGCCCCAAAGGCCAC
Coding sequences within:
- the MAPK8IP1 gene encoding C-Jun-amino-terminal kinase-interacting protein 1 isoform X4, encoding MQGIRKVGGQGSRSLQMKRSEFDLTPSASKPDVAPGCLPDAGSCLLPHATALHPHTVTTTTSKRMTSQLTHDISLEEFEDEDLSEITDECGISLQCKDTLSLRPPRAGLLSAGGGGGAGSRLQAEMLQMDLIDATGDTPGAEDDEEEDEEERAARRPGAGRPEAEPRQEPAPRGQGQGQGGGDTYRPKRPTTLNLFPQVPRSQDTLNNNSLGKKHSWQDRVSRSSSPLKTGEQTPPHEHICLSDELPPQSSPAPTKDRGTSTDSPCRRSAATQMAPPNGPPAAPPGGRGHSHRDRIHYQADVRLEATEEIYLTPVQRPPDPAELTSAFLLPAESRMSVSSDPDPATYPSTAGRPHPSISEEDEGFDCLSSPERLEPPSGGWRGSLGEPPPPPRASLSSDTSALSYDSVKYTLVVDEHAQLELVSLRPCFGDYSDESDSATVYDNCASASSPYESAIGEEYEEAPRPRPSACLSEDSTPDEPDVHFSKKFLNVFMSGHSRSSSAESFGLFSCVINGEEQEQTHRAIFRFVPRHEDELELEVDDPLLVELQAEDYWYEAYNMRTGARGIFPAYYAIEVTKEPEQMAGLTRNSDWVDQFRVKFLGSVQVPYHKGNDVLCAAMQKIATTRRLTVHFNPPSSCILEISVRGVKIGVKADDSQEAKGNKCSHFFQLKNVSFCGYHPKNNKYFGFITKHPADHRFACHVFVSEESTKALAESVGRAFQQFYKQFVEYTCPTEDIYLE
- the MAPK8IP1 gene encoding C-Jun-amino-terminal kinase-interacting protein 1 isoform X3 translates to MRKNALSTTAQVTSAPSPVKDDTAVPAHPQTCCPRKWEYRAPGCLPDAGSCLLPHATALHPHTVTTTTSKRMTSQLTHDISLEEFEDEDLSEITDECGISLQCKDTLSLRPPRAGLLSAGGGGGAGSRLQAEMLQMDLIDATGDTPGAEDDEEEDEEERAARRPGAGRPEAEPRQEPAPRGQGQGQGGGDTYRPKRPTTLNLFPQVPRSQDTLNNNSLGKKHSWQDRVSRSSSPLKTGEQTPPHEHICLSDELPPQSSPAPTKDRGTSTDSPCRRSAATQMAPPNGPPAAPPGGRGHSHRDRIHYQADVRLEATEEIYLTPVQRPPDPAELTSAFLLPAESRMSVSSDPDPATYPSTAGRPHPSISEEDEGFDCLSSPERLEPPSGGWRGSLGEPPPPPRASLSSDTSALSYDSVKYTLVVDEHAQLELVSLRPCFGDYSDESDSATVYDNCASASSPYESAIGEEYEEAPRPRPSACLSEDSTPDEPDVHFSKKFLNVFMSGHSRSSSAESFGLFSCVINGEEQEQTHRAIFRFVPRHEDELELEVDDPLLVELQAEDYWYEAYNMRTGARGIFPAYYAIEVTKEPEQMAGLTRNSDWVDQFRVKFLGSVQVPYHKGNDVLCAAMQKIATTRRLTVHFNPPSSCILEISVRGVKIGVKADDSQEAKGNKCSHFFQLKNVSFCGYHPKNNKYFGFITKHPADHRFACHVFVSEESTKALAESVGRAFQQFYKQFVEYTCPTEDIYLE
- the MAPK8IP1 gene encoding C-Jun-amino-terminal kinase-interacting protein 1 isoform X1; protein product: MVGSGGNRAPFLPLLPFSPRLPSLSLEGPRVCLAFPPGRVSQALAGRPSTSGSWRGREGQGSAEGGRAGGVSYHGDSSIPGRGLTALCHPPTLGSVEPHQQTVTSAPSPVKDDTAVPAHPQTCCPRKWEYRAPGCLPDAGSCLLPHATALHPHTVTTTTSKRMTSQLTHDISLEEFEDEDLSEITDECGISLQCKDTLSLRPPRAGLLSAGGGGGAGSRLQAEMLQMDLIDATGDTPGAEDDEEEDEEERAARRPGAGRPEAEPRQEPAPRGQGQGQGGGDTYRPKRPTTLNLFPQVPRSQDTLNNNSLGKKHSWQDRVSRSSSPLKTGEQTPPHEHICLSDELPPQSSPAPTKDRGTSTDSPCRRSAATQMAPPNGPPAAPPGGRGHSHRDRIHYQADVRLEATEEIYLTPVQRPPDPAELTSAFLLPAESRMSVSSDPDPATYPSTAGRPHPSISEEDEGFDCLSSPERLEPPSGGWRGSLGEPPPPPRASLSSDTSALSYDSVKYTLVVDEHAQLELVSLRPCFGDYSDESDSATVYDNCASASSPYESAIGEEYEEAPRPRPSACLSEDSTPDEPDVHFSKKFLNVFMSGHSRSSSAESFGLFSCVINGEEQEQTHRAIFRFVPRHEDELELEVDDPLLVELQAEDYWYEAYNMRTGARGIFPAYYAIEVTKEPEQMAGLTRNSDWVDQFRVKFLGSVQVPYHKGNDVLCAAMQKIATTRRLTVHFNPPSSCILEISVRGVKIGVKADDSQEAKGNKCSHFFQLKNVSFCGYHPKNNKYFGFITKHPADHRFACHVFVSEESTKALAESVGRAFQQFYKQFVEYTCPTEDIYLE
- the MAPK8IP1 gene encoding C-Jun-amino-terminal kinase-interacting protein 1 isoform X2; the encoded protein is MVGSGGNRAPFLPLLPFSPRLPSLSLEGPRVCLAFPPGRVSQALAGRPSTSGSWRGREGQGSAEGGRAGGVSYHGDSSIPGRGLTALCHPPTLGSVEPHQQTAPGCLPDAGSCLLPHATALHPHTVTTTTSKRMTSQLTHDISLEEFEDEDLSEITDECGISLQCKDTLSLRPPRAGLLSAGGGGGAGSRLQAEMLQMDLIDATGDTPGAEDDEEEDEEERAARRPGAGRPEAEPRQEPAPRGQGQGQGGGDTYRPKRPTTLNLFPQVPRSQDTLNNNSLGKKHSWQDRVSRSSSPLKTGEQTPPHEHICLSDELPPQSSPAPTKDRGTSTDSPCRRSAATQMAPPNGPPAAPPGGRGHSHRDRIHYQADVRLEATEEIYLTPVQRPPDPAELTSAFLLPAESRMSVSSDPDPATYPSTAGRPHPSISEEDEGFDCLSSPERLEPPSGGWRGSLGEPPPPPRASLSSDTSALSYDSVKYTLVVDEHAQLELVSLRPCFGDYSDESDSATVYDNCASASSPYESAIGEEYEEAPRPRPSACLSEDSTPDEPDVHFSKKFLNVFMSGHSRSSSAESFGLFSCVINGEEQEQTHRAIFRFVPRHEDELELEVDDPLLVELQAEDYWYEAYNMRTGARGIFPAYYAIEVTKEPEQMAGLTRNSDWVDQFRVKFLGSVQVPYHKGNDVLCAAMQKIATTRRLTVHFNPPSSCILEISVRGVKIGVKADDSQEAKGNKCSHFFQLKNVSFCGYHPKNNKYFGFITKHPADHRFACHVFVSEESTKALAESVGRAFQQFYKQFVEYTCPTEDIYLE
- the MAPK8IP1 gene encoding C-Jun-amino-terminal kinase-interacting protein 1 isoform X7, with protein sequence MKLVLKMDSSPDNDSWLEDQWERWLTHDISLEEFEDEDLSEITDECGISLQCKDTLSLRPPRAGLLSAGGGGGAGSRLQAEMLQMDLIDATGDTPGAEDDEEEDEEERAARRPGAGRPEAEPRQEPAPRGQGQGQGGGDTYRPKRPTTLNLFPQVPRSQDTLNNNSLGKKHSWQDRVSRSSSPLKTGEQTPPHEHICLSDELPPQSSPAPTKDRGTSTDSPCRRSAATQMAPPNGPPAAPPGGRGHSHRDRIHYQADVRLEATEEIYLTPVQRPPDPAELTSAFLLPAESRMSVSSDPDPATYPSTAGRPHPSISEEDEGFDCLSSPERLEPPSGGWRGSLGEPPPPPRASLSSDTSALSYDSVKYTLVVDEHAQLELVSLRPCFGDYSDESDSATVYDNCASASSPYESAIGEEYEEAPRPRPSACLSEDSTPDEPDVHFSKKFLNVFMSGHSRSSSAESFGLFSCVINGEEQEQTHRAIFRFVPRHEDELELEVDDPLLVELQAEDYWYEAYNMRTGARGIFPAYYAIEVTKEPEQMAGLTRNSDWVDQFRVKFLGSVQVPYHKGNDVLCAAMQKIATTRRLTVHFNPPSSCILEISVRGVKIGVKADDSQEAKGNKCSHFFQLKNVSFCGYHPKNNKYFGFITKHPADHRFACHVFVSEESTKALAESVGRAFQQFYKQFVEYTCPTEDIYLE
- the MAPK8IP1 gene encoding C-Jun-amino-terminal kinase-interacting protein 1 isoform X8, coding for MARAVRENGGARERWPGRGGRVPACRLPVPGAAHSVAAQFQAPGCLPDAGSCLLPHATALHPHTVTTTTSKRMTSQLTHDISLEEFEDEDLSEITDECGISLQCKDTLSLRPPRAGLLSAGGGGGAGSRLQAEMLQMDLIDATGDTPGAEDDEEEDEEERAARRPGAGRPEAEPRQEPAPRGQGQGQGGGDTYRPKRPTTLNLFPQVPRSQDTLNNNSLGKKHSWQDRVSRSSSPLKTGEQTPPHEHICLSDELPPQSSPAPTKDRGTSTDSPCRRSAATQMAPPNGPPAAPPGGRGHSHRDRIHYQADVRLEATEEIYLTPVQRPPDPAELTSAFLLPAESRMSVSSDPDPATYPSTAGRPHPSISEEDEGFDCLSSPERLEPPSGGWRGSLGEPPPPPRASLSSDTSALSYDSVKYTLVVDEHAQLELVSLRPCFGDYSDESDSATVYDNCASASSPYESAIGEEYEEAPRPRPSACLSEDSTPDEPDVHFSKKFLNVFMSGHSRSSSAESFGLFSCVINGEEQEQTHRAIFRFVPRHEDELELEVDDPLLVELQAEDYWYEAYNMRTGARGIFPAYYAIEVTKEPEQMAGLTRNSDWVDQFRVKFLGSVQVPYHKGNDVLCAAMQKIATTRRLTVHFNPPSSCILEISVRGVKIGVKADDSQEAKGNKCSHFFQLKNVSFCGYHPKNNKYFGFITKHPADHRFACHVFVSEESTKALAESVGRAFQQFYKQFVEYTCPTEDIYLE